The following coding sequences lie in one Cloeon dipterum chromosome 1, ieCloDipt1.1, whole genome shotgun sequence genomic window:
- the GAPcenA gene encoding rab GTPase-activating protein 1-like isoform X6 codes for MDQDRSSVKSNDSGGGFEFVQSSREDQPELKIANNGDLEELKLSLSEVLKEERTMEEQGKRVGASKFYIASPQEGKESDIVFETPTFDGHDDGAVFNQISYLGAANINAPKSEAEIHRNMAILNREQGQDQCIRVSVKIPSCSSAGSVVLIDAATMQIITSYEVQRILFYAHGIADSDEAACFAFTWSHGNSQESAIFQCHVFRCDIPEAVRQVSACFAKAFMRSPPKPQPSLMCDESQGDLKPSSLQSPVSTMSELFIFELTMDIKEEDSKGGYYVVPKDRSQFKLRANTEKQLCFSVHQVSSVHQRILHIERCFGVLVCPGRNVRHADMRLLEMLSMGNDPGSNKYIITGQWDSSDPALESLNLVEEPSSANKSYVTVAIDLVIRGIQEPVRLQLETKVKVYPKNERFWNLSKRQLVQQFYLNLKELAASDTNEPQFEVISVDTSGEIDRTNKSLGITLSGLMSLQLVDPILSPKEEKEDDFRDDELSDNDEPMLSGTGNVSKDCSAALLEQWSEALTKWTQTGTRPKQLTHLVYQGIPDALRAEIWQRLAGHSEDVMDKYRVLITKESSCESVIQRDINRTFPAHDFFKKAGGLGQDSLFRLSKAYAVYDEEVGYCQGLSFLAAALLLHMPEEQAFCVLVQIMYHYKLRDLFKDGFENLNMRLYQLGRLLEDQVQDLWQHFQEKGVEEHMYGSQWFLTLFTAKFPLHLVFHILDVFLLLGTDTLFLVALALLTSSKKDLLQLDFEGVLKYFRVNLPKKYRTPKASAQLMKKACSLNVKKLHKYEKEYLTLKNAQDKADLYGNEFERLKNELQFSEEDRERLRTEVTQVKEMIQREVQRANDERQRNEVIISDYKKICSQLSQRLEEQVQAGKILESQERVCPKCKGISENSWVDPLSADADPRLAQALQRVRELELELAQTKLEHVEAECRNQDLIHQLNAVSSELQASKSSWLNKTLSSFKEAAKKEGASLPARRESKDGMVRDAA; via the exons ATGGACCAGGACAGGTCGAGCGTCAAGTCGAACGACTCGGGGGGCGGATTTGAGTTCGTGCAGAGCTCGCGCGAGGACCAACCAGAGCTGAAGATTGCCAACAACGGAGACCTGGAGGAGCTCAAACTGAGCCTCAGCGAAGTGCTCAAGGAGGAGAGGACCATGGAGGAGCAGGGGAAGCGG GTTGGCGCTAGTAAATTCTACATTGCCTCTCCACAGGAAGGAAAGGAGTCGGACATCGTTTTCGAGACACCCACTTTTGATg GCCACGATGACGGCGCCGTTTTCAACCAAATCTCGTATCTGGGAGCCGCCAACATCAACGCGCCAAAAAGCGAGGCCGAAATCCACAGGAACATGGCCATTTTGAACCGTGAGCAGGGACAGGACCAGTGCATCAGGGTCAGCGTCAAAATTCCCAGTTGCTCGTCAG CAGGAAGCGTGGTGCTAATCGACGCGGCGACAATGCAGATAATAACCTCGTATGAAGTGCAGCGCATTCTGTTCTACGCACACGGAATCGCCGACTCGGACGAGGCAGCGTGCTTCGCCTTCACTTGGTCCCACGGCAATTCGCAAGAGTCTGCCATCTTCCAGTGCCATGTTTTCAGATGCGACATTCCGGAAGCT GTGCGGCAAGTGTCTGCCTGCTTTGCAAAAGCATTCATGCGCTCGCCGCCGAAGCCTCAACCGTCCTTGATGTGTGATGAAAGCCAGGGTGATCTCAAGCCGTCGTCCCTGCAATCCCCTGTCTCCACAATGTCCGAATTGTTCATCTTTGAGCTCACCATGGATATCAAGGAGGAGGACTCAAAG GGAGGCTATTACGTGGTGCCGAAAGACCGGTCGCAGTTCAAGCTTCGCGCAAACACCGAGAAGCAGTTGTGTTTTAGCGTGCACCAAGTGTCGTCGGTGCACCAGCGCATCCTGCACATCGAAAGGTGTTTCGGGGTGCTCGTGTGTCCGGGACGGAACGTGCGGCACGCGGACATGCGCCTCCTGGAAATGTTGTCGATGGGCAACGACCCCGGGAGCAACAAGTACATCATCACGGGGCAGTGGGACTCGAGCGATCCCGCACTCGAATCGCTCAACCTGGTCGAAGAGCCGTCGTCCGCCAACAAAAGCTACGTCACCGTGGCCATCGACCTGGTGATCCGAGGCATCCAGGAGCCGGTGCGCCTGCAGCTCGAGACCAAAGTCAAGGTCTACCCGAAAAACGAGCGCTTTTGGAATCTGAGCAAACGCCAGCTGGTTcagcagttttatttgaatttgaaggaACTGGCCGCCTCCGACACGAACGAGCCGCAATTCGAAGTGATCTCGGTGGACACCTCTGGTGAAATAGACAGGACCAACAAAAGTTTGGGCATCACCTTGTCTGGACTGATGAGTTTGCAGCTTGTCGACCCGATTTTGTCGCCGAAAGAGGAAAAGGAGGACGACTTTCGGGACGACGAGTTGTCAG ATAACGACGAGCCGATGCTGAGTGGAACCGGCAACGTGTCAAAAGACTGCAGTGCGGCGCTTTTGGAGCAGTGGTCGGAAGCACTGACCAAGTGGACGCAGACTGGAACGAGGCCTAAGCAATTGACGCACCTGGTTTACCAGGGCATTCCGGACGCCCTTCGAGCCGAAATCTGGCAGAGGCTGGCCGGCCACAGCGAGGACGTCATGGACAAATACCGCGTGCTGATCACCAAGGAGAGCAGTTGCGAGTCGGTCATCCAGAGGGACATCAACCGCACCTTTCCGGCGCACGACTTTTTCAAGAAGGCCGGCGGACTCGGCCAAGACTCGCTTTTTAGACTTTCCAAG GCGTACGCTGTGTACGACGAAGAGGTGGGCTACTGCCAGGGTCTGAGCTTTCTGGCGGCGGCGCTGTTGCTGCACATGCCGGAGGAGCAGGCGTTCTGCGTGCTGGTGCAAATCATGTACCACTACAAGCTGCGCGACCTGTTCAAAGACGGATTCGAGAACCTGAACATGCGCCTGTACCAGCTGGGCCGGCTGCTAGAGGACCAGGTGCAGGACCTGTGGCAGCACTTTCAGGAAAAGGGGGTCGAGGAGCACATGTATGGCTCGCAGTGGTTTCTCACTCTCTTCACCGCTAAGTTTCCTCTCCACTTGGTCTTTCACATTCTCGACGTGTTCCTTCTCCTCGGAACCGACACTCTGTTTCTGGTTGCACTCGCTTTGCTCACG TCGAGCAAGAAAGACCTGCTGCAGCTGGACTTTGAAGGCGTGCTCAAGTACTTCAGGGTGAACCTGCCCAAGAAGTACCGCACCCCCAAAGCCTCTGCTCAGCTGATGAAAAAGGCGTGCAGTTTGAACGTGAAGAAACTGCACAAGTACGAGAAGGAGTACCTGACCCTGAAGAACGCGCAGGACAAAGCCGACCTGTACGGCAACGAGTTCGAGCGGCTCAAGAACGAGCTGCAATTCTCCGAGGAGGACAGGGAGCGTCTCAGGACCGAGGTCACGCAGGTCAAAGAGATGATCCAAAGGGAGGTGCAACGAGCCAACGACGAGAGGCAGAGAAACGAGGTCATCATCTCCGATTACAAAAAGATCTGCTCGCAACTCAGTCAGCGGCTCGAGGAGCAAGTGCAAGCTGGCAAGATTCTGGAATCTCAG GAGAGGGTTTGCCCAAAATGCAAAGGAATCTCGGAAAACTCGTGGGTGGACCCGCTGAGTGCAGACGCCGATCCCAGACTGGCACAAGCGCTGCAGAGGGTGCGAGAGCTCGAGCTGGAACTCGCACAGACTAAACTGGAGCATGTGGAGGCGGAGTGCAGGAATCAG GACCTAATCCACCAGCTGAATGCAGTCAGCTCAGAGCTGCAGGCCAGCAAAAGCTCGTGGCTCAACAAGACGCTGTCGTCGTTCAAGGAGGCGGCAAAGAAAGAGGGAGCTAGCCTACCTGCGAGGAGGGAGTCGAAAGACGGCATGGTCAGAGACGCCGCCTAA
- the GAPcenA gene encoding rab GTPase-activating protein 1-like isoform X4 produces MDQDRSSVKSNDSGGGFEFVQSSREDQPELKIANNGDLEELKLSLSEVLKEERTMEEQGKRVGASKFYIASPQEGKESDIVFETPTFDGHDDGAVFNQISYLGAANINAPKSEAEIHRNMAILNREQGQDQCIRVSVKIPSCSSGSVVLIDAATMQIITSYEVQRILFYAHGIADSDEAACFAFTWSHGNSQESAIFQCHVFRCDIPEAVRQVSACFAKAFMRSPPKPQPSLMCDESQGDLKPSSLQSPVSTMSELFIFELTMDIKEEDSKGGYYVVPKDRSQFKLRANTEKQLCFSVHQVSSVHQRILHIERCFGVLVCPGRNVRHADMRLLEMLSMGNDPGSNKYIITGQWDSSDPALESLNLVEEPSSANKSYVTVAIDLVIRGIQEPVRLQLETKVKVYPKNERFWNLSKRQLVQQFYLNLKELAASDTNEPQFEVISVDTSGEIDRTNKSLGITLSGLMSLQLVDPILSPKEEKEDDFRDDELSGIKDYNDEPMLSGTGNVSKDCSAALLEQWSEALTKWTQTGTRPKQLTHLVYQGIPDALRAEIWQRLAGHSEDVMDKYRVLITKESSCESVIQRDINRTFPAHDFFKKAGGLGQDSLFRLSKAYAVYDEEVGYCQGLSFLAAALLLHMPEEQAFCVLVQIMYHYKLRDLFKDGFENLNMRLYQLGRLLEDQVQDLWQHFQEKGVEEHMYGSQWFLTLFTAKFPLHLVFHILDVFLLLGTDTLFLVALALLTSSKKDLLQLDFEGVLKYFRVNLPKKYRTPKASAQLMKKACSLNVKKLHKYEKEYLTLKNAQDKADLYGNEFERLKNELQFSEEDRERLRTEVTQVKEMIQREVQRANDERQRNEVIISDYKKICSQLSQRLEEQVQAGKILESQERVCPKCKGISENSWVDPLSADADPRLAQALQRVRELELELAQTKLEHVEAECRNQDLIHQLNAVSSELQASKSSWLNKTLSSFKEAAKKEGASLPARRESKDGMVRDAA; encoded by the exons ATGGACCAGGACAGGTCGAGCGTCAAGTCGAACGACTCGGGGGGCGGATTTGAGTTCGTGCAGAGCTCGCGCGAGGACCAACCAGAGCTGAAGATTGCCAACAACGGAGACCTGGAGGAGCTCAAACTGAGCCTCAGCGAAGTGCTCAAGGAGGAGAGGACCATGGAGGAGCAGGGGAAGCGG GTTGGCGCTAGTAAATTCTACATTGCCTCTCCACAGGAAGGAAAGGAGTCGGACATCGTTTTCGAGACACCCACTTTTGATg GCCACGATGACGGCGCCGTTTTCAACCAAATCTCGTATCTGGGAGCCGCCAACATCAACGCGCCAAAAAGCGAGGCCGAAATCCACAGGAACATGGCCATTTTGAACCGTGAGCAGGGACAGGACCAGTGCATCAGGGTCAGCGTCAAAATTCCCAGTTGCTCGTCAG GAAGCGTGGTGCTAATCGACGCGGCGACAATGCAGATAATAACCTCGTATGAAGTGCAGCGCATTCTGTTCTACGCACACGGAATCGCCGACTCGGACGAGGCAGCGTGCTTCGCCTTCACTTGGTCCCACGGCAATTCGCAAGAGTCTGCCATCTTCCAGTGCCATGTTTTCAGATGCGACATTCCGGAAGCT GTGCGGCAAGTGTCTGCCTGCTTTGCAAAAGCATTCATGCGCTCGCCGCCGAAGCCTCAACCGTCCTTGATGTGTGATGAAAGCCAGGGTGATCTCAAGCCGTCGTCCCTGCAATCCCCTGTCTCCACAATGTCCGAATTGTTCATCTTTGAGCTCACCATGGATATCAAGGAGGAGGACTCAAAG GGAGGCTATTACGTGGTGCCGAAAGACCGGTCGCAGTTCAAGCTTCGCGCAAACACCGAGAAGCAGTTGTGTTTTAGCGTGCACCAAGTGTCGTCGGTGCACCAGCGCATCCTGCACATCGAAAGGTGTTTCGGGGTGCTCGTGTGTCCGGGACGGAACGTGCGGCACGCGGACATGCGCCTCCTGGAAATGTTGTCGATGGGCAACGACCCCGGGAGCAACAAGTACATCATCACGGGGCAGTGGGACTCGAGCGATCCCGCACTCGAATCGCTCAACCTGGTCGAAGAGCCGTCGTCCGCCAACAAAAGCTACGTCACCGTGGCCATCGACCTGGTGATCCGAGGCATCCAGGAGCCGGTGCGCCTGCAGCTCGAGACCAAAGTCAAGGTCTACCCGAAAAACGAGCGCTTTTGGAATCTGAGCAAACGCCAGCTGGTTcagcagttttatttgaatttgaaggaACTGGCCGCCTCCGACACGAACGAGCCGCAATTCGAAGTGATCTCGGTGGACACCTCTGGTGAAATAGACAGGACCAACAAAAGTTTGGGCATCACCTTGTCTGGACTGATGAGTTTGCAGCTTGTCGACCCGATTTTGTCGCCGAAAGAGGAAAAGGAGGACGACTTTCGGGACGACGAGTTGTCAGGTATCAAGGATT ATAACGACGAGCCGATGCTGAGTGGAACCGGCAACGTGTCAAAAGACTGCAGTGCGGCGCTTTTGGAGCAGTGGTCGGAAGCACTGACCAAGTGGACGCAGACTGGAACGAGGCCTAAGCAATTGACGCACCTGGTTTACCAGGGCATTCCGGACGCCCTTCGAGCCGAAATCTGGCAGAGGCTGGCCGGCCACAGCGAGGACGTCATGGACAAATACCGCGTGCTGATCACCAAGGAGAGCAGTTGCGAGTCGGTCATCCAGAGGGACATCAACCGCACCTTTCCGGCGCACGACTTTTTCAAGAAGGCCGGCGGACTCGGCCAAGACTCGCTTTTTAGACTTTCCAAG GCGTACGCTGTGTACGACGAAGAGGTGGGCTACTGCCAGGGTCTGAGCTTTCTGGCGGCGGCGCTGTTGCTGCACATGCCGGAGGAGCAGGCGTTCTGCGTGCTGGTGCAAATCATGTACCACTACAAGCTGCGCGACCTGTTCAAAGACGGATTCGAGAACCTGAACATGCGCCTGTACCAGCTGGGCCGGCTGCTAGAGGACCAGGTGCAGGACCTGTGGCAGCACTTTCAGGAAAAGGGGGTCGAGGAGCACATGTATGGCTCGCAGTGGTTTCTCACTCTCTTCACCGCTAAGTTTCCTCTCCACTTGGTCTTTCACATTCTCGACGTGTTCCTTCTCCTCGGAACCGACACTCTGTTTCTGGTTGCACTCGCTTTGCTCACG TCGAGCAAGAAAGACCTGCTGCAGCTGGACTTTGAAGGCGTGCTCAAGTACTTCAGGGTGAACCTGCCCAAGAAGTACCGCACCCCCAAAGCCTCTGCTCAGCTGATGAAAAAGGCGTGCAGTTTGAACGTGAAGAAACTGCACAAGTACGAGAAGGAGTACCTGACCCTGAAGAACGCGCAGGACAAAGCCGACCTGTACGGCAACGAGTTCGAGCGGCTCAAGAACGAGCTGCAATTCTCCGAGGAGGACAGGGAGCGTCTCAGGACCGAGGTCACGCAGGTCAAAGAGATGATCCAAAGGGAGGTGCAACGAGCCAACGACGAGAGGCAGAGAAACGAGGTCATCATCTCCGATTACAAAAAGATCTGCTCGCAACTCAGTCAGCGGCTCGAGGAGCAAGTGCAAGCTGGCAAGATTCTGGAATCTCAG GAGAGGGTTTGCCCAAAATGCAAAGGAATCTCGGAAAACTCGTGGGTGGACCCGCTGAGTGCAGACGCCGATCCCAGACTGGCACAAGCGCTGCAGAGGGTGCGAGAGCTCGAGCTGGAACTCGCACAGACTAAACTGGAGCATGTGGAGGCGGAGTGCAGGAATCAG GACCTAATCCACCAGCTGAATGCAGTCAGCTCAGAGCTGCAGGCCAGCAAAAGCTCGTGGCTCAACAAGACGCTGTCGTCGTTCAAGGAGGCGGCAAAGAAAGAGGGAGCTAGCCTACCTGCGAGGAGGGAGTCGAAAGACGGCATGGTCAGAGACGCCGCCTAA
- the GAPcenA gene encoding rab GTPase-activating protein 1-like isoform X7, with protein sequence MDQDRSSVKSNDSGGGFEFVQSSREDQPELKIANNGDLEELKLSLSEVLKEERTMEEQGKRVGASKFYIASPQEGKESDIVFETPTFDGHDDGAVFNQISYLGAANINAPKSEAEIHRNMAILNREQGQDQCIRVSVKIPSCSSGSVVLIDAATMQIITSYEVQRILFYAHGIADSDEAACFAFTWSHGNSQESAIFQCHVFRCDIPEAVRQVSACFAKAFMRSPPKPQPSLMCDESQGDLKPSSLQSPVSTMSELFIFELTMDIKEEDSKGGYYVVPKDRSQFKLRANTEKQLCFSVHQVSSVHQRILHIERCFGVLVCPGRNVRHADMRLLEMLSMGNDPGSNKYIITGQWDSSDPALESLNLVEEPSSANKSYVTVAIDLVIRGIQEPVRLQLETKVKVYPKNERFWNLSKRQLVQQFYLNLKELAASDTNEPQFEVISVDTSGEIDRTNKSLGITLSGLMSLQLVDPILSPKEEKEDDFRDDELSDNDEPMLSGTGNVSKDCSAALLEQWSEALTKWTQTGTRPKQLTHLVYQGIPDALRAEIWQRLAGHSEDVMDKYRVLITKESSCESVIQRDINRTFPAHDFFKKAGGLGQDSLFRLSKAYAVYDEEVGYCQGLSFLAAALLLHMPEEQAFCVLVQIMYHYKLRDLFKDGFENLNMRLYQLGRLLEDQVQDLWQHFQEKGVEEHMYGSQWFLTLFTAKFPLHLVFHILDVFLLLGTDTLFLVALALLTSSKKDLLQLDFEGVLKYFRVNLPKKYRTPKASAQLMKKACSLNVKKLHKYEKEYLTLKNAQDKADLYGNEFERLKNELQFSEEDRERLRTEVTQVKEMIQREVQRANDERQRNEVIISDYKKICSQLSQRLEEQVQAGKILESQERVCPKCKGISENSWVDPLSADADPRLAQALQRVRELELELAQTKLEHVEAECRNQDLIHQLNAVSSELQASKSSWLNKTLSSFKEAAKKEGASLPARRESKDGMVRDAA encoded by the exons ATGGACCAGGACAGGTCGAGCGTCAAGTCGAACGACTCGGGGGGCGGATTTGAGTTCGTGCAGAGCTCGCGCGAGGACCAACCAGAGCTGAAGATTGCCAACAACGGAGACCTGGAGGAGCTCAAACTGAGCCTCAGCGAAGTGCTCAAGGAGGAGAGGACCATGGAGGAGCAGGGGAAGCGG GTTGGCGCTAGTAAATTCTACATTGCCTCTCCACAGGAAGGAAAGGAGTCGGACATCGTTTTCGAGACACCCACTTTTGATg GCCACGATGACGGCGCCGTTTTCAACCAAATCTCGTATCTGGGAGCCGCCAACATCAACGCGCCAAAAAGCGAGGCCGAAATCCACAGGAACATGGCCATTTTGAACCGTGAGCAGGGACAGGACCAGTGCATCAGGGTCAGCGTCAAAATTCCCAGTTGCTCGTCAG GAAGCGTGGTGCTAATCGACGCGGCGACAATGCAGATAATAACCTCGTATGAAGTGCAGCGCATTCTGTTCTACGCACACGGAATCGCCGACTCGGACGAGGCAGCGTGCTTCGCCTTCACTTGGTCCCACGGCAATTCGCAAGAGTCTGCCATCTTCCAGTGCCATGTTTTCAGATGCGACATTCCGGAAGCT GTGCGGCAAGTGTCTGCCTGCTTTGCAAAAGCATTCATGCGCTCGCCGCCGAAGCCTCAACCGTCCTTGATGTGTGATGAAAGCCAGGGTGATCTCAAGCCGTCGTCCCTGCAATCCCCTGTCTCCACAATGTCCGAATTGTTCATCTTTGAGCTCACCATGGATATCAAGGAGGAGGACTCAAAG GGAGGCTATTACGTGGTGCCGAAAGACCGGTCGCAGTTCAAGCTTCGCGCAAACACCGAGAAGCAGTTGTGTTTTAGCGTGCACCAAGTGTCGTCGGTGCACCAGCGCATCCTGCACATCGAAAGGTGTTTCGGGGTGCTCGTGTGTCCGGGACGGAACGTGCGGCACGCGGACATGCGCCTCCTGGAAATGTTGTCGATGGGCAACGACCCCGGGAGCAACAAGTACATCATCACGGGGCAGTGGGACTCGAGCGATCCCGCACTCGAATCGCTCAACCTGGTCGAAGAGCCGTCGTCCGCCAACAAAAGCTACGTCACCGTGGCCATCGACCTGGTGATCCGAGGCATCCAGGAGCCGGTGCGCCTGCAGCTCGAGACCAAAGTCAAGGTCTACCCGAAAAACGAGCGCTTTTGGAATCTGAGCAAACGCCAGCTGGTTcagcagttttatttgaatttgaaggaACTGGCCGCCTCCGACACGAACGAGCCGCAATTCGAAGTGATCTCGGTGGACACCTCTGGTGAAATAGACAGGACCAACAAAAGTTTGGGCATCACCTTGTCTGGACTGATGAGTTTGCAGCTTGTCGACCCGATTTTGTCGCCGAAAGAGGAAAAGGAGGACGACTTTCGGGACGACGAGTTGTCAG ATAACGACGAGCCGATGCTGAGTGGAACCGGCAACGTGTCAAAAGACTGCAGTGCGGCGCTTTTGGAGCAGTGGTCGGAAGCACTGACCAAGTGGACGCAGACTGGAACGAGGCCTAAGCAATTGACGCACCTGGTTTACCAGGGCATTCCGGACGCCCTTCGAGCCGAAATCTGGCAGAGGCTGGCCGGCCACAGCGAGGACGTCATGGACAAATACCGCGTGCTGATCACCAAGGAGAGCAGTTGCGAGTCGGTCATCCAGAGGGACATCAACCGCACCTTTCCGGCGCACGACTTTTTCAAGAAGGCCGGCGGACTCGGCCAAGACTCGCTTTTTAGACTTTCCAAG GCGTACGCTGTGTACGACGAAGAGGTGGGCTACTGCCAGGGTCTGAGCTTTCTGGCGGCGGCGCTGTTGCTGCACATGCCGGAGGAGCAGGCGTTCTGCGTGCTGGTGCAAATCATGTACCACTACAAGCTGCGCGACCTGTTCAAAGACGGATTCGAGAACCTGAACATGCGCCTGTACCAGCTGGGCCGGCTGCTAGAGGACCAGGTGCAGGACCTGTGGCAGCACTTTCAGGAAAAGGGGGTCGAGGAGCACATGTATGGCTCGCAGTGGTTTCTCACTCTCTTCACCGCTAAGTTTCCTCTCCACTTGGTCTTTCACATTCTCGACGTGTTCCTTCTCCTCGGAACCGACACTCTGTTTCTGGTTGCACTCGCTTTGCTCACG TCGAGCAAGAAAGACCTGCTGCAGCTGGACTTTGAAGGCGTGCTCAAGTACTTCAGGGTGAACCTGCCCAAGAAGTACCGCACCCCCAAAGCCTCTGCTCAGCTGATGAAAAAGGCGTGCAGTTTGAACGTGAAGAAACTGCACAAGTACGAGAAGGAGTACCTGACCCTGAAGAACGCGCAGGACAAAGCCGACCTGTACGGCAACGAGTTCGAGCGGCTCAAGAACGAGCTGCAATTCTCCGAGGAGGACAGGGAGCGTCTCAGGACCGAGGTCACGCAGGTCAAAGAGATGATCCAAAGGGAGGTGCAACGAGCCAACGACGAGAGGCAGAGAAACGAGGTCATCATCTCCGATTACAAAAAGATCTGCTCGCAACTCAGTCAGCGGCTCGAGGAGCAAGTGCAAGCTGGCAAGATTCTGGAATCTCAG GAGAGGGTTTGCCCAAAATGCAAAGGAATCTCGGAAAACTCGTGGGTGGACCCGCTGAGTGCAGACGCCGATCCCAGACTGGCACAAGCGCTGCAGAGGGTGCGAGAGCTCGAGCTGGAACTCGCACAGACTAAACTGGAGCATGTGGAGGCGGAGTGCAGGAATCAG GACCTAATCCACCAGCTGAATGCAGTCAGCTCAGAGCTGCAGGCCAGCAAAAGCTCGTGGCTCAACAAGACGCTGTCGTCGTTCAAGGAGGCGGCAAAGAAAGAGGGAGCTAGCCTACCTGCGAGGAGGGAGTCGAAAGACGGCATGGTCAGAGACGCCGCCTAA